The genomic window AGGTATCTTAATCTCGCCCAGAAAACAAGTAGAGTGCTTTGAGAGTTCATGGGTTCATGGTGAGCTAGACCCCATGAACCCATTGCTGGCATAGTTTGCTTCTCGATAGAGATTTAAGTCATAATTTTGATTATCATTCTCACTGACATATCCAAATCATGTCAGTGAATCGAAGGCTGCGTGAAGCTGGACCCTATCGTGTTATGCCGAGGTGGGGGATTGTGCCTGCGTAGAAAAAGGTTCATTTTAGCTAATTAGGAGTCGTTGGCAGCAACTTACTGGACTGCTAAAGGTGTGAGCTAACGAATCACAATCAGGTGTGAGGAGCATAATACTAATGACTGCAATTTCTTTCTGTCGTTCTTTACTAATCTCTCCGTTGGTTTTCGGGGTTGTGACGGCGGTTGAGGCTTCTGCGATCGCGAGCGAAGTTCTGGCAAGTATGCAGACTAGTGGAGATATTTCAGTTACTCATTCAGTTACTCAACTCGTCCAACCATCAACGGATGTAGCTGAATTGGTTGAAGAAAGTTCTCTTGAGCAAGTAACCTCTGTCTCTCAGTTGTCTGATGTTCAACCTACTGATTGGGCTTTTCAGGCACTGCAATCCTTAGTGGAGCGCTATGGCTGTATTGCTGGCTATCCTGATGGAACCTATCGGGGCAATCGAGCTTTAACGCGCTATGAGTTTGCCGCAGGGATGAATGCTTGCTTAGATCGAGTCAACGAATTGATTGCAGCAGGTACCGCTGACCTAGTTAGCAAAGAAGACTTGGCGACGTTGCAGCGACTTCAAGAAGAATTCTCTGCGGAACTGGCTACTTTAAGAGGTCGAGTGGATGCTTTAGAGGCTCGAACTGCTGAGCTGGAAGCTAACCAATTTTCGACGACCACTAAGCTGGAGGGAGAAGCAGTTTTTGCCGTCGCAGGGATTGCTGCGGGTGATAATGCGTTGGGGCAGGAAGTGGATAGAAGCACAGCGCTGGGCCACCGCACGCGGTTAAATCTAGAAACAAGCTTTACAGGACGCGATTTACTTAGAACTCGACTGCAAGCTGAGGGTCTGGAGGCTTTATCGAGTAAAACATTAACGCCAGAGGGAGATTTAGCATTTGCAGGAGAATCTGACAACGATGTTGGTCTTGATGCCTTGTTGTATAGCTTCCCCCTAGGAGAGAACACTGAAGTTGTGCTGGCTGCTAACTCTGGAGCGGCTGATGACTTTGCAAGTACCGTGAACTTTTTGGATGGTGATGGTGCGACGGGAGCGTTGTCTGCCTTTGGAACACGCCACCCCATTTACTACTTAGTTGAAGGAGCAGGCTTAGGCATTAGACATGAGTTTGGCGATGCTTTGGAATTAAGTTTGGGTTACTTGGCAAGTGATGCCGCAGAACCAAGCGAAAAGAGTGGTTTATTTGATGGTGCCTATGGCACGTTGGCGCAGCTTCTATTCAAACCTAGCGATCGCCTAAATATAGGCTTGACTTTCGTTCATGCTTACAATCGGGAAACTGGAACTGGCAGTAACCTCGCTAACCCTCAAGCTTTCCTCAGCGGTCTGTTTGACGAATCATCTCTTGGCACTAACGACAATTTAGAAGGTTTAACGACCACTATTCCCATTATTAGCAACTCCTTTGGCGTTGAACTTTCTTGGCAACTGAGTCAGAAATTTGTTCTGGGTGGTTGGGCAGGATACACTTTCAATCGCACGCTCAGTTCTGTCGGTGGACTATTTGAACGGGGCGATTTTGAAACCGTTAACTGGGCTGTTACCCTTGCTTTCCCCGACTTAGGGAAGGAAGGCAATTTAGCAGGGATTATTGTTGGGATGGAGCCTAAAGTGGTTAATGCAGATATCAGAACGACCCCGGTGGCTCTAGCTCTAGCTGCTAACTTACCCGCTGGAATTACAGGCTCATTTGGGGAAGATCGAGATATTTCACTTCATCTAGAAGCCTTTTACCAGTATCAAGTTAATGACAATATTTCCATCACTCCAGGCATCATCTGGCTAACTGCGCCTGATCATAATAGTGCCAACGATGACATTGTTATCGGTACGATTCGGACAACCTTTGCCTTTTAAAGGGTTTAACAGGTGTTGCTAGGAAACTAGTGAAGCGACTTGGCAGAGATTCTTTAGTTGGATTAGGGGCGCAGTTGTTGTGCCCTTATTTTTGCTAGCTATTTGCGATCGCTTCGTGACGGTGTAACTTGACACTGACAGAGATCTAGGGTTGTCTTAAGACTACGGTGCATCATCTCAGGCAGCTTTCAATTGCCTGATTATTGATTGCTAGGTTTGGCAGACTAGACTTGTGAGGAGAGTGTGAATGCGCCGTTTTTTTAGGTTTGCAGTTATGGTTTTAGGCACTACTGCAATGGCCCTCTTGGCGACTAGTTGTGGGGAAAGTAAAGTTGTCCAGTGCAACAAGTTAATTGACGTTATTAATAAAGGACAATCTCTCGCGAGTTCGGGCATAAATGGCAATGACCCTGCTGCGATGAATCAGCTAGCTACCAATCTCGATGGACTCAGCAAAGAGATCAAGGGGGTACAGGTTCAGGATGCAAAGTTGCAAGAATTTCAAACTAACTTTGCCAGAATTTACCAAACTTTGGCCCAATCTTCTCGAGAGATTGCCAATGCGGTCGCCAGTCTGCGTCAGACCCAACCCACAGGGGCTGGAGCGGCACAAGCTAAGGAGATTCAAGCCAAGGCTCAGTCTGCGACTCAAATAGCGTTAAAGACAGCTCAGGAAGAAAGTAGGTTCGTCAGTGACCTCAATGGTTATTGCGAAGCGCAATAGATTAGCGATCGCATCACTTTATGTCAGTCACTCAAACCAGAACACGTGGAGGGACTCGAAGAAATGGCATCAGTTGGGTTAGCAAAAAACTGCAATACTAACTCTGCCATTTCATTGAAGTATTTTTGGGGCAAAGCGTGGTCAGCCTCTGGAATAATCGACAGCTGGGCTTTTGGAATTTCTGTCGCATAGGTTTGGCTATGCCACAACGGGATGGTTTCGTCGCGATCGCCTGTAATGACTAACGTGGGCACTTGCAACTGATGAATCTGTTGCTCCACTGTATCAATCGCATCTTCGGGTCGCAGTCTATCTAAGAGAAAGGAACGAGCCGCAGGTTGAGCTTTCAGCTCCTGACGAAACCAGCTGAGTTGCGCGATCGCCGCTTGCTGACCCACTAACCCTGCCAGCGGTTTAACTAAACGTAGGCCCCAGTCAACCACTGGCACAGGCCATAACAGCGGACGCAAATGATCGTAGCGACCACAGAAGCTATCGTCTCGAATTCCAGCTGCTGCTGCCAGAACCAGACCGTTCACTGCATCGGGATACTGCAAGGCGTAAGCCGCTGCCACCCAGCCGCCGAACGAATGCCCCATGATGTAACAGGAACCTAAGCTCAGCGCTTCCACCACCTGTCGGACAAAAGCGATCTCTGTCGCAATGTCGTAGCGAATGGCAGGCTTACCCGATTCTCCAAAACCCAGTAGATCTAAACTGATGCAGCGATAGCGCGATCGCAACTTCTCCATCAGAGGCAACCAACAAGCTCCTGTACCTAGAAACCCATGTAACAGCAGCAGCGTCGGACCACTGCCCACTTCCAAGTAGGCCGCTGGCTGAGAACTGACATCAAGTTGCCCAAGCGGTAGGGTTACGGTCAGGATGTATGGGTTAGTCAATGTTTCCAACTCGATCAATACAACTCAATAAATAACTGTGAAAAGCGTTACACTTCATTGCAGAGTTCAAAGATCAGCTTAACGGCATGATAACTTTTTTGATGTCGATTGATGGCGCAGAGTTAGGGAAGGAGAACGCTTTGGAGTCGCATTTACATCAGTCAATCAATTATTCCTCTCGCGAAGACTTTAGCGAGTATGTAGCTCATCTCCAGCTTCACATGACGTTACAGGCTCGCAACTTGATCCCGCCACTGATCCAGGCATCCGATAGCCGAGAACAGTTGCTCCAACAGACCCAGGCTACTATTGAAAAGATCATTTCTCGCCAAGCCGCATAATTTTGTCTTTATCTAAAAACTCCATACATTTGTATTAATCAGGGCATAACGCTCTGATTTTTCTTTTGTTTAGCCTCTATTTGGCCTCTGTTTAGCTTCTTGCAAGGCGATCGCTCAGGGGCAAATTTCTATAAATCAATCTGTAGTCTAGATGACAAAATGTAACAAATTTCTACATCATGGGAAAGGGACTATTGCTCTATTCCCAGCGTGGGCAACTACGGATTGGTAGAAGGAACTATATTTTGAAAGCTTTTACAGATTTAGCACCTGAGCCTCGCCGCAACTTATTAGTTTTGTTTGCCACCGGACTCCTATTTTGGTGTAGTTTGGCTTCTTTGCTGCCAACACTGCCACTCTACGTGCAAGAGATCGGTGGTACTAGCCAACAAATTGGCATTGTGATGGGAGCCTTTGCCATTGGCTTGCTGTTGTCTCGCGCTTGGCTCGGAAATTTAGCCGATAACCGCAGTCGCAAGATTGTGTTGTTGATTGGCATGACGGTTGTTGCGATCGCTCCCCTCGGCTATTTGTTCGTCTCTTCCATCCCATTGCTGATTGCAGTTCGAGCCTTTCATGGCGTCAGCATTGCGGCTTTTGGGACTGCCTATAGCGCTTTAAGCGTCGATCTTTCGCCAGGGAAAAACCGTGGTGAGTTGGTGGGCTATATGAGCTTGGTTAACCCAATCGGTGTAGCGATCGGACCTGCTATAGGTGGGTTGATCCAAGCAGCGGTAGGGTATATCCCTTTATTTCTCTTATCGGCTCTATTGGGTTTGATTGGGCTACTCAGCGCAGTGCAAGTCCGCGAACCCAATCGCCCCCTCGTTGATGGACATTCTATCTCCAGTCATTCATCCAATCAGTTTTGGCGTTTATTACTCAGCCCCCGAATTCGCATCCCAGCTTTAGTGATGCTGCTGATTGGTCTAGCATTTGGGACGCTAAGTACTTTTGTGCCGCTGTATATTGCTGAGGCTAAAGTTGATCTAAATGCTGGATTTTTTTATACAGCCGCTGCGATCGCCAGCTTTGGGATTCGTCTCGTGACAGGTCGAGCTTCCGATCGCTATGGACGCGGACTATTCATCAGTATGAGCCTTGTCTTTTACTCACTGTCCATGCTGTTGCTATGGACTGCAAATAGCGCTCAGGTTTTCTTAGTTGCGGGTTTTATAGAGGGTGCTGGTGCAGGCACACTCATTCCGATGATGGTGGCGCTGATGGCAGATCGATCTTATCCACAAGAGCGAGCTAAAGTTTTAGCGCTCTGTGTGAGCGGCTTTGATGTCGGGATTGCAATCGCTGGCCCCATTTTCGGTTCTGTAGCCGAACAAGTCGGGTACCGGAGCTTATTCGGCTTTTGTGCTATTCTCGCGTTTGCAGGTTTACTCGTTTTCGCCACTCAATCTAGCAAAAACCTGGCCTACTCATTCAAATTCGCTTCAGGTCGAGGTCACGATCTTTATGCAGTTGAGCAAACGCACCAAAAAAATTAAAGGGCAGGCAACTAAGCCTACCCTTTTTTGACGGGCTAGGAGGGATTCGAACCCCCGACACCGTGGTCCGTAGCCACGTGCTCTAGTCCACTGAGCTACAAGCCCCCGACAAGAATTTATAGTAACACAAGTCACTCAAATGACACAACAATTTTTTCCTGAAAGCCCAAATTCAGCCGCTAGCCAGCCATTGAGCCATTTGGACTCAGCAGGACAGGCTCAGATGGTAGATGTTTCCACTAAAAAGACCACAGTTCGCCAAGCGATCGCGGTAGGCCAAGTCCGCATGCGTCCAGACACGCTGGCAGCAATCCAAGAGGGTAATGCGCCTAAGGGGGATGTAGTGAGCACAGCCCGACTGGCCGGGATTATGGCCGCTAAGCAAACGGCCCAATTGATTCCGCTCTGCCATCCTCTACCACTACATAAAGTCGAAGTTTGGCTTACGCCTGACCCTCAGCTACCCGGTTATCAAATTCGGGCAGAAGTGAAAACCAAAGCTGAAACGGGGGTAGAAATGGAAGCCTTAACCGCTGTCTCCGTCACAGCCTTGACCCTCTACGACATGGCTAAAGCTTTGGAAAAATCGATCCAAATTGAATCAATTCGTTTATTGAGTAAAACGGGAGGTAAATCAGGAGATTACCAAGCCGAAGTTGTAGGTAGTGAGACGCAGATCTAACTTTAAACAAAAGCTACAGATGGTTGACATTACGTAGTCTTGAACCCGATGCTAAGGAAAACTCTTTTACAAACTCATTAGACTAGACCGTTTAAATGAACAAAATTGCCATACTAGATGACGATGAGCACTGGTGTTTTTCAGTTCAACGATTCCTTAGAGGTAGTTTTGAAGTTTCCGCTTTTCACTCTATTAGTGAGCTAATTCCTAAAGTTTCTCAATACGATCTGGTGATTGTGGATTTCTCAATTCCACCGACCCAATATCAAGAAAACATCGATGGCTGCGAAATTATTCAACGAATTAAACAGGGATTAAGCCACCCACCCATTTTGGTTCTTGCCACTGCATTCATCAGCAAAAACAGTTTGGAATTAGGCCGACAACTTTGCCCAGAGGCAGATTTTTTTATTGCTAAGGATGCTGGTTTAGAATTTATTTTGACAACGGTCAAACAGTTACTGAGGACTCAAAATTCCTATTACTCATCCAGCTTGAATACTGAAGTTACTTCAATAGCCTAAACTTTGATTGATTAGGATTTGGAAGTGGAGTAGTAGCTTAATATTTCCTGCCCCCGACGTACCAATTTTTCAGATCCTTCCATCATCAAAAGATATCGCCCTTGCTTCAAGTAGTGGCGGTAAATTCCAGATGTGCTGCCTTCTCCCAGTAAGCCGAGTAAGGCTCCTACCACAGCACCACAAAAACCACTCACGATACCGCTCGCTACGGTTATGAGTAGTAGATTAAGGTTGATGGAAAGCTCTAAACCTAAATGGATGAATAGCGTGCCGATAAATCCGATCGCAGAGCCGAGAGTTCCAGCAAAAATTGCCAGAGCCTGGGCTTTACGAGTGGCGATCTGCATTGGCTTCAAAAGTCCTACGCGTTCGGGACTGCTATACCCTTTACCAACGATCGCCAAATGCTCTGGAGAAATTCCGTGAGATTGCAAATGTCGATAAGCTTGAAAAGCAGCTGCTTCGTCGGAAAGGATGAAAACAGTTAAATGAGAACGACGAGCTAGGGTCGCTTGGTGGAGAAATCGTTTAACAGTCACAAGACTAAGCTGGGTTAAGAAATAGATGGCTTTGCCTGATTCTAATCTTAGTTTCTAGTTAGGTTTTCGGTTTGCGTTGCAATTTAACTAAATTCTTGATCTTTGTGGATTTTTGCGTCCCTAGACAGGCACTCTCTTTGCATCAGACTCGCTACTAGTGTTTGTACAAGCTGCTTACAGCGATCGCTAGCGCTTTGAAATCGTCTTGCTGGCTAGGCTCATGGAAGCTAACAAGCAGTTAAAGTAGCTCTTAAGTAATGGAGTCATGACATTAAGGCAGAACTGGACAACACAGAAATAGGTAATACAGAGCAGAGGAATATGGAATTACAAGGGTGTCGCATTGTATGACTGACAATCGGGCAGTATTGGCAGCCAATCAAGCTTTTTACCGAGCTTTTGAACGAAAAGATATGGCAGCAATGCAGGCAGTGTGGTCTAAAGGCACAGGGAGCCTCTGCATTCATCCAGGGCGACTAGCTCTACGAGGTTGGGAGGCCATTGGCAGCTCTTGGGAGAAAATCTTCAAAAACACTAGCTATCTCGAAATTGAGGTAGAGGTGATTAGGAGCGAGGTTAACGGCGCGA from Trichocoleus desertorum ATA4-8-CV12 includes these protein-coding regions:
- a CDS encoding iron uptake porin, translated to MQTSGDISVTHSVTQLVQPSTDVAELVEESSLEQVTSVSQLSDVQPTDWAFQALQSLVERYGCIAGYPDGTYRGNRALTRYEFAAGMNACLDRVNELIAAGTADLVSKEDLATLQRLQEEFSAELATLRGRVDALEARTAELEANQFSTTTKLEGEAVFAVAGIAAGDNALGQEVDRSTALGHRTRLNLETSFTGRDLLRTRLQAEGLEALSSKTLTPEGDLAFAGESDNDVGLDALLYSFPLGENTEVVLAANSGAADDFASTVNFLDGDGATGALSAFGTRHPIYYLVEGAGLGIRHEFGDALELSLGYLASDAAEPSEKSGLFDGAYGTLAQLLFKPSDRLNIGLTFVHAYNRETGTGSNLANPQAFLSGLFDESSLGTNDNLEGLTTTIPIISNSFGVELSWQLSQKFVLGGWAGYTFNRTLSSVGGLFERGDFETVNWAVTLAFPDLGKEGNLAGIIVGMEPKVVNADIRTTPVALALAANLPAGITGSFGEDRDISLHLEAFYQYQVNDNISITPGIIWLTAPDHNSANDDIVIGTIRTTFAF
- a CDS encoding alpha/beta hydrolase yields the protein MLTVTLPLGQLDVSSQPAAYLEVGSGPTLLLLHGFLGTGACWLPLMEKLRSRYRCISLDLLGFGESGKPAIRYDIATEIAFVRQVVEALSLGSCYIMGHSFGGWVAAAYALQYPDAVNGLVLAAAAGIRDDSFCGRYDHLRPLLWPVPVVDWGLRLVKPLAGLVGQQAAIAQLSWFRQELKAQPAARSFLLDRLRPEDAIDTVEQQIHQLQVPTLVITGDRDETIPLWHSQTYATEIPKAQLSIIPEADHALPQKYFNEMAELVLQFFANPTDAISSSPSTCSGLSD
- a CDS encoding MFS transporter; this translates as MGKGLLLYSQRGQLRIGRRNYILKAFTDLAPEPRRNLLVLFATGLLFWCSLASLLPTLPLYVQEIGGTSQQIGIVMGAFAIGLLLSRAWLGNLADNRSRKIVLLIGMTVVAIAPLGYLFVSSIPLLIAVRAFHGVSIAAFGTAYSALSVDLSPGKNRGELVGYMSLVNPIGVAIGPAIGGLIQAAVGYIPLFLLSALLGLIGLLSAVQVREPNRPLVDGHSISSHSSNQFWRLLLSPRIRIPALVMLLIGLAFGTLSTFVPLYIAEAKVDLNAGFFYTAAAIASFGIRLVTGRASDRYGRGLFISMSLVFYSLSMLLLWTANSAQVFLVAGFIEGAGAGTLIPMMVALMADRSYPQERAKVLALCVSGFDVGIAIAGPIFGSVAEQVGYRSLFGFCAILAFAGLLVFATQSSKNLAYSFKFASGRGHDLYAVEQTHQKN
- the moaC gene encoding cyclic pyranopterin monophosphate synthase MoaC, producing MTQQFFPESPNSAASQPLSHLDSAGQAQMVDVSTKKTTVRQAIAVGQVRMRPDTLAAIQEGNAPKGDVVSTARLAGIMAAKQTAQLIPLCHPLPLHKVEVWLTPDPQLPGYQIRAEVKTKAETGVEMEALTAVSVTALTLYDMAKALEKSIQIESIRLLSKTGGKSGDYQAEVVGSETQI
- a CDS encoding response regulator, with the protein product MNKIAILDDDEHWCFSVQRFLRGSFEVSAFHSISELIPKVSQYDLVIVDFSIPPTQYQENIDGCEIIQRIKQGLSHPPILVLATAFISKNSLELGRQLCPEADFFIAKDAGLEFILTTVKQLLRTQNSYYSSSLNTEVTSIA
- a CDS encoding nuclear transport factor 2 family protein is translated as MTDNRAVLAANQAFYRAFERKDMAAMQAVWSKGTGSLCIHPGRLALRGWEAIGSSWEKIFKNTSYLEIEVEVIRSEVNGAIAYVVVLEKLFQVVGNQRVQAQSMATNIFECMAQEWYLVHHHGSPLAR